One genomic window of Pseudomonas chlororaphis subsp. piscium includes the following:
- a CDS encoding chemotaxis protein CheV, translated as MAGVMDSVNQRTQLVGQNRLELLLFRLDGQQLYGINVFKVREVLQCPKLTLMPKSSPVVCGVANIRGATIPILDLAMATGSGGLQDLSNPFVIITEYNTKTQGFLVRSVERIVNMNWEEIHPPPKGTGRDHYLTAVTRVDNQLVEIIDVEKVLAEVAPTPETISVGVVDVETQHKAVSLRVLTVDDSSVARKQVTRCLQTVGVEVVALNDGRQALDYLRKLVDEGKKPEEEFLMMISDIEMPEMDGYTLTAEIRNDPRMQKLHIILHTSLSGVFNQAMVKKVGADDFLAKFRPDDLASRVVDRIKAADNS; from the coding sequence ATGGCTGGTGTAATGGATTCGGTGAACCAGCGCACGCAACTGGTAGGGCAGAATCGCCTTGAGCTGTTGTTGTTCCGTCTCGACGGGCAGCAGCTCTATGGGATCAACGTGTTCAAGGTTCGGGAGGTGCTGCAATGCCCCAAACTGACGTTGATGCCCAAATCCAGTCCTGTGGTGTGCGGTGTCGCGAATATTCGAGGGGCGACCATTCCGATCCTGGACCTGGCGATGGCCACCGGTTCGGGCGGGTTGCAGGATCTGAGCAACCCCTTTGTCATCATCACTGAGTACAACACCAAGACCCAGGGGTTTCTGGTGCGCTCGGTCGAGCGCATCGTCAACATGAACTGGGAGGAGATCCATCCGCCACCCAAGGGGACGGGGCGCGATCACTACCTGACGGCGGTGACGCGGGTCGACAATCAGTTGGTGGAAATCATCGACGTCGAGAAGGTGCTGGCCGAGGTCGCGCCGACGCCCGAGACCATTTCGGTGGGCGTGGTGGATGTCGAGACTCAGCACAAGGCCGTTTCGCTGCGGGTGCTGACGGTCGATGACTCGTCGGTGGCGCGCAAGCAGGTCACGCGTTGCCTGCAGACCGTGGGGGTCGAAGTGGTGGCCCTGAACGACGGCCGACAGGCGCTGGACTACCTGCGCAAGTTGGTCGACGAGGGCAAGAAACCTGAAGAAGAGTTTCTGATGATGATCTCCGACATCGAGATGCCGGAGATGGATGGCTACACCCTCACGGCCGAAATACGCAACGATCCACGCATGCAAAAGCTGCACATCATCCTGCATACTTCGTTGTCAGGTGTATTCAATCAGGCGATGGTGAAGAAGGTCGGTGCCGATGACTTCCTTGCCAAGTTTCGTCCTGATGACCTGGCATCCCGGGTTGTCGACCGGATCAAAGCAGCAGATAACAGCTAG
- a CDS encoding flagellar brake protein — protein sequence MFNAVNAEDAPQPPKVLTTPLEINSTLRLLQDSHDPLIITFHERSQRFQSYLVEVDRDSNMIALDEMIPRDGERFMLAGEPFRVEGFHEGVRIAWESNGIPTIDESNGGRCYRGTLPDEVVYHQRRNAFRAALKLAQLVNIELGGEKLKAPIAGKLLDISATGCKLRFEGDISSRLQLGQVYERFIAALPFGSMTAPVELRYLHHEEKIDTTFAGVRFHNMSGLVQRQVERFVYQLQREARRFDKDDL from the coding sequence GTGTTCAATGCCGTAAACGCAGAAGATGCGCCGCAGCCACCCAAGGTGCTCACCACCCCCTTGGAAATCAACTCCACGCTGCGCTTGCTGCAAGACAGCCATGACCCGCTGATCATCACTTTCCACGAACGCAGCCAGCGCTTCCAAAGCTATCTGGTCGAGGTCGACCGCGACAGCAACATGATCGCCCTGGATGAAATGATCCCCCGCGACGGCGAACGCTTCATGCTCGCCGGCGAACCGTTTCGCGTCGAAGGCTTTCACGAGGGCGTGCGCATCGCCTGGGAAAGCAACGGCATCCCGACCATCGACGAATCCAATGGCGGGCGCTGCTACCGCGGCACCCTGCCGGACGAAGTGGTCTATCACCAGCGCCGCAATGCCTTTCGCGCCGCCCTGAAGCTGGCCCAACTGGTCAACATCGAACTGGGTGGTGAAAAACTCAAGGCGCCGATCGCCGGCAAACTGCTGGATATCTCCGCCACCGGTTGCAAGCTGCGCTTCGAGGGCGACATCTCCAGCCGCCTGCAACTGGGCCAGGTCTACGAGCGTTTTATCGCCGCCCTGCCCTTCGGCAGCATGACTGCGCCAGTGGAGCTGCGTTACCTGCACCACGAAGAGAAGATCGACACGACTTTCGCCGGCGTGCGCTTCCATAACATGAGCGGCCTGGTTCAACGCCAGGTCGAGCGCTTTGTCTACCAGCTGCAACGTGAAGCCCGGCGCTTCGACAAAGACGACCTCTGA
- the flgM gene encoding flagellar biosynthesis anti-sigma factor FlgM, translating to MVIDFSRLNSSPSLTGSTRTSASKETGDADKSAPLNAPAEQASTSGESVHLSNEAQQLQKITDKLRDQPAVDNARVAELKQAIADGSYKVDSNRVASKLLNFEAQR from the coding sequence ATGGTCATCGATTTCAGCCGTTTAAACAGCTCTCCCTCACTCACCGGCAGCACGCGCACCAGCGCCAGCAAGGAAACCGGCGACGCCGACAAGTCCGCGCCGCTGAACGCTCCAGCCGAACAGGCCAGCACCAGCGGGGAGTCGGTACACCTCAGCAATGAGGCTCAACAGTTGCAGAAGATCACTGACAAGCTGCGCGACCAGCCTGCCGTCGACAACGCCCGCGTGGCCGAGTTGAAGCAAGCGATTGCCGATGGCAGCTATAAAGTCGACAGCAACCGTGTAGCCAGCAAACTGCTCAATTTCGAAGCCCAGCGCTAG
- the cheR gene encoding protein-glutamate O-methyltransferase CheR, protein MSTGNLDFEQFRVFLEKACGILLGENKQYLVSSRLNKLMEQQGIKSLGELVQRIQTQPRSGLREMVVDAMTTNETLWFRDTYPFEVLKNKVLPEAIKASPNQRLRIWSAACSSGQEPYSLSMSIDEFEKANMGQLKMGVQIVATDLSGTMLNNCKTGEYDSLAIGRGLSADRLQRYFDPKGPGRWVVKAPIKSRVEFRSFNLLDSYASLGKFDIVFCRNVLIYFSAEVKKDILMRIHSTLKPGGYLFLGASEALNGLPDHYQMVQCSPGIIYQAK, encoded by the coding sequence TTGTCTACGGGTAATTTGGATTTCGAACAGTTCCGGGTGTTCCTGGAAAAAGCCTGTGGGATCTTGCTGGGCGAGAACAAGCAATATCTGGTGTCGAGCCGTCTCAACAAACTGATGGAACAGCAAGGCATCAAATCCCTCGGTGAGCTGGTTCAGCGCATTCAGACCCAGCCGCGCAGCGGTTTGCGGGAGATGGTGGTCGATGCCATGACCACCAACGAGACCCTGTGGTTTCGCGACACCTATCCATTCGAGGTGTTGAAGAACAAGGTCTTGCCGGAGGCGATCAAGGCCAGCCCGAACCAGCGCTTGCGCATCTGGTCGGCGGCCTGTTCCTCGGGGCAGGAGCCCTATTCGTTGTCCATGTCGATCGACGAGTTCGAGAAGGCCAACATGGGGCAACTGAAGATGGGGGTGCAGATCGTTGCCACCGACCTGTCCGGGACCATGCTGAACAACTGCAAGACCGGCGAGTACGACAGCCTGGCGATCGGTCGCGGTTTGTCGGCCGACCGCCTGCAGCGCTATTTCGACCCCAAGGGGCCGGGACGCTGGGTGGTCAAGGCGCCGATCAAGAGCCGGGTCGAGTTCCGCTCGTTCAACCTGCTGGACAGCTATGCCAGCCTGGGCAAATTCGACATCGTGTTCTGCCGCAATGTGCTGATCTACTTCTCCGCCGAGGTGAAGAAGGACATCCTGATGCGCATTCACAGCACTCTGAAACCAGGTGGTTACCTGTTTCTTGGGGCTTCCGAAGCGCTCAATGGATTGCCCGACCACTACCAGATGGTCCAGTGCAGCCCTGGGATCATTTACCAGGCGAAGTAA
- a CDS encoding sensor histidine kinase codes for MNTHEQALDFSTVIASTVHDMKNSLTLLMQAHAQWLARLPQAQQGTPEQGVMEFEFAHLNGMLVQLLGLYKLGVNQLPVQPGYHELDDFIEAQLVSHQDVFVSRGIAATYEVDPLTPLGFFDRELIASVLANCINNAIRYARHALLVSVHDEGGQTVLTINDDGEGYPQQMIDNQADYVQGINHSSGSTGLGLYFAGRIAALHQRNGVCGRTEIRNGGPLGGGMFSLYLP; via the coding sequence ATGAATACCCACGAACAGGCTCTCGACTTTTCCACGGTGATCGCCTCTACCGTGCACGACATGAAGAACTCCCTGACCCTGCTCATGCAGGCCCATGCCCAGTGGCTGGCAAGACTGCCGCAGGCGCAGCAGGGCACGCCGGAGCAGGGCGTGATGGAGTTCGAGTTCGCCCATCTCAACGGCATGCTGGTGCAACTGCTGGGGCTCTACAAGCTGGGGGTCAACCAGTTGCCGGTGCAGCCGGGCTACCACGAACTGGATGACTTCATCGAAGCGCAATTGGTCAGCCATCAGGACGTGTTCGTCAGTCGTGGCATTGCCGCGACCTATGAAGTCGATCCTTTGACCCCCCTGGGTTTTTTCGATCGGGAGCTGATCGCCTCGGTGCTGGCCAACTGCATCAACAACGCCATTCGTTATGCGCGCCATGCGTTGCTGGTCAGCGTGCACGATGAAGGCGGGCAGACGGTGCTGACCATCAACGACGATGGCGAGGGGTATCCGCAGCAAATGATCGATAACCAGGCCGACTACGTGCAAGGCATCAATCACAGCAGCGGCAGCACCGGCCTGGGGTTGTACTTCGCCGGGCGCATTGCCGCGCTGCATCAGCGCAACGGTGTCTGCGGGCGCACCGAGATCCGTAATGGCGGGCCTCTGGGTGGTGGCATGTTCAGTCTCTATCTGCCTTGA
- the flgB gene encoding flagellar basal body rod protein FlgB: MSISFDKALGIHEQALGFRAKRAEVLANNISNADTPNYKARDLDFSAVLAEQNEKAKNGTFALNMTNSRHIEAEGLSSGNESLLYRTPMQPSIDQNTVDAQLEQSNYAENSVNFQASFTLLNSKFKGLVSALRGE, encoded by the coding sequence ATGAGCATCAGCTTCGATAAAGCGCTCGGCATTCATGAGCAGGCCCTTGGCTTTCGCGCCAAGCGTGCCGAGGTGCTGGCCAACAACATCTCCAACGCCGACACCCCGAACTACAAGGCTCGGGATCTGGACTTCTCCGCCGTGCTCGCCGAGCAGAACGAGAAAGCCAAGAACGGCACCTTTGCCCTGAACATGACCAACAGCCGGCACATCGAAGCCGAAGGCCTGAGCAGCGGCAACGAGTCGTTGCTGTACCGCACGCCGATGCAGCCGTCGATCGACCAGAACACCGTGGATGCCCAACTGGAACAGTCGAACTATGCCGAGAACTCGGTGAACTTCCAGGCCAGCTTCACGCTGCTCAACAGCAAATTCAAAGGGCTGGTGTCAGCCCTGCGCGGAGAGTAA
- a CDS encoding MFS transporter, which yields MRQIWKSFRALYFASLMMLIGSGLLSTYLALRLAADHVDGLWVGALMAANYFGLVLGGKIGHRLIARVGHIRAYATCAGIVGAAVLGHGLVDWLPAWLVLRMIVGLGMMCQYMVIESWLNEQADVKQRGLVFSGYMIASYLGLVLGQLILVMHPALGLELLMLVALCFALCLVPVAMTRRIHPAPLHPAPMEPRFFIKRVPQSLSTVLGSGLIVGSFYGLAPLYASQQGLSTEQVGLFMGCCIFAGLVVQWPLGWLSDRYDRALLIRCFACFLAVAALPLAILPQVPLEVLFALGFLCSLVQFCLYPLAVAFSNDHVEGDRRVSLTAMLLVTYGVGASVGPLVAGVLMKLFGSQMLYAFFSFFALVLVWRIRPKAVTNLHQVDDAPLHHVAMPDSMSSSPLVAALDPRVDEQVVQDQMQQSSTPEAEAPVATEDAADEVEEPLVKPDEPGQDQFSGARP from the coding sequence ATGCGCCAAATCTGGAAATCCTTTCGAGCGCTTTATTTCGCCTCGCTGATGATGTTGATCGGCTCGGGCTTACTCAGTACCTACCTGGCGTTGCGCCTGGCCGCCGATCATGTCGACGGGTTATGGGTGGGCGCCTTGATGGCGGCCAACTATTTCGGCCTGGTGCTGGGCGGCAAAATCGGCCACCGCCTGATTGCCCGGGTCGGCCATATCCGCGCCTACGCCACCTGTGCCGGGATCGTCGGCGCGGCGGTGCTGGGGCATGGCCTGGTGGACTGGTTGCCGGCCTGGCTGGTGCTGCGGATGATTGTCGGCCTGGGCATGATGTGCCAGTACATGGTCATCGAAAGCTGGCTCAACGAGCAGGCCGACGTCAAGCAGCGCGGGCTGGTGTTCAGCGGCTACATGATCGCTTCGTATCTGGGGTTGGTCCTGGGGCAGTTGATTCTGGTCATGCACCCGGCCCTCGGGCTTGAATTGCTGATGCTGGTGGCCCTGTGTTTTGCCCTGTGCCTGGTACCGGTGGCCATGACCCGGCGTATTCACCCGGCGCCTTTGCATCCTGCGCCCATGGAGCCGCGCTTCTTTATCAAGCGCGTTCCGCAGTCACTGAGCACGGTGCTCGGGTCGGGGCTGATTGTCGGCTCGTTCTATGGTCTGGCGCCGCTGTATGCATCCCAGCAGGGCTTGAGTACCGAGCAGGTCGGTCTGTTCATGGGCTGCTGCATTTTTGCCGGGCTGGTGGTGCAGTGGCCGCTGGGGTGGCTGTCCGACCGTTATGATCGGGCCCTGCTGATTCGCTGCTTTGCCTGTTTCCTGGCAGTGGCAGCCTTGCCGTTGGCGATTCTGCCTCAGGTGCCGCTGGAGGTGTTGTTCGCCCTGGGGTTCCTGTGTTCGCTGGTGCAGTTCTGCCTGTACCCGCTGGCGGTGGCGTTTTCCAACGACCATGTCGAAGGCGATCGACGGGTCTCGTTGACCGCTATGCTGCTGGTGACCTATGGCGTCGGGGCCAGTGTCGGGCCGTTGGTGGCGGGGGTGCTGATGAAGCTGTTCGGCAGCCAGATGCTCTATGCATTCTTCAGCTTTTTTGCCCTGGTACTGGTCTGGCGCATCCGGCCGAAAGCCGTGACCAACCTGCATCAGGTCGATGATGCGCCGCTGCATCACGTGGCGATGCCGGACAGCATGTCCAGTTCGCCGCTGGTGGCCGCGCTCGACCCGCGGGTCGACGAGCAGGTGGTGCAGGATCAGATGCAGCAGAGCAGCACGCCGGAAGCCGAGGCCCCGGTCGCGACCGAAGATGCTGCGGATGAGGTTGAGGAGCCGCTGGTGAAGCCGGATGAGCCAGGGCAGGATCAGTTCAGTGGGGCCAGGCCCTAG
- a CDS encoding flagella synthesis protein FlgN: MHDTNLLQLITDDFAPAQQLLELLGTESLALHGRDMPLLEDILAQKQALIILLEQHGRKRSEILASLNLPVSRTGLEQLASHSSIGDQLLAQSDVLTQMLADCQAANELNGRSIQVQQATTANQLKILTGGEPPALYDARGSTAKLAKPRPLSQA, encoded by the coding sequence ATGCACGACACTAATTTGCTGCAACTGATCACTGACGACTTTGCTCCAGCTCAACAATTGCTGGAATTGCTGGGCACAGAATCCCTCGCCCTGCACGGCCGCGACATGCCGCTGCTGGAAGATATTCTCGCGCAGAAGCAAGCCCTGATCATTTTGCTCGAGCAGCATGGCCGCAAACGCAGCGAAATCCTCGCCAGCCTGAATCTTCCTGTCAGCCGCACCGGCCTGGAACAACTGGCCAGCCATTCTTCGATTGGCGACCAGTTACTGGCCCAGAGCGACGTGCTGACCCAGATGCTTGCCGATTGCCAGGCAGCGAACGAACTCAACGGTCGTTCGATCCAGGTTCAACAGGCCACCACCGCCAATCAATTGAAAATCCTCACCGGTGGCGAGCCTCCAGCCCTCTATGATGCCCGCGGCTCAACCGCCAAGCTGGCCAAGCCTCGCCCGCTTAGCCAGGCTTGA
- the flgD gene encoding flagellar hook assembly protein FlgD, whose amino-acid sequence MSVTDTTSGLTLKEILANSAKKTPTTSNDGLAAATNSVKGKNELGKDAFLKLLVTQLKNQNPLDPQDNSAFVAQLAQFSTLEGITTLNTSVNSITGNYKSSQALQASSLVGRSVIVQTGTTQVDTTKSMTGSVTVPTGVSGVTVTITDKDGKAVKTIDLGSQKAGSTSFVWDGTKTDGTKADPGNYTFKASTKIDGKATDLVTYLPATVNSVTISQTGGELMLNLAGLSSPVALSKVQTIGI is encoded by the coding sequence ATGAGTGTTACCGATACCACCAGTGGCCTGACGCTCAAGGAGATCCTTGCGAACTCCGCGAAGAAGACCCCGACCACCAGCAATGATGGCCTGGCGGCGGCCACCAATAGCGTCAAGGGCAAAAATGAGCTGGGCAAGGACGCGTTCCTGAAGCTGCTGGTGACCCAGCTGAAAAACCAGAACCCGCTGGACCCTCAGGACAACAGTGCGTTCGTTGCCCAGTTGGCGCAGTTCTCCACCCTGGAAGGGATCACCACCCTCAATACCTCGGTGAACTCCATCACTGGCAACTACAAGTCGTCCCAGGCCCTGCAGGCTTCGTCCCTGGTGGGGCGTTCGGTGATCGTCCAGACCGGTACCACCCAGGTCGACACCACCAAGAGCATGACCGGTTCGGTGACTGTGCCTACCGGCGTCAGCGGTGTCACCGTGACCATCACCGACAAGGATGGCAAGGCGGTCAAGACCATCGACCTGGGGAGTCAGAAGGCCGGCAGCACCAGCTTCGTCTGGGACGGTACCAAGACCGACGGCACCAAGGCCGATCCGGGCAACTATACCTTCAAGGCCAGCACAAAGATCGATGGCAAGGCGACCGACCTGGTCACTTACCTGCCTGCGACGGTCAACAGCGTCACCATCAGCCAGACCGGCGGTGAGCTGATGTTGAACCTCGCAGGACTGAGCAGCCCCGTGGCGCTCTCCAAAGTTCAAACCATTGGTATCTAG
- the flgA gene encoding flagellar basal body P-ring formation chaperone FlgA, translated as MNAKTTFSRRLTSNYRRLLYGLSALFFVNPGHPAVADSVTLPDLLIGVTQGFLEFTVEDYLATSQTPGRYEIQVNQLDPRLRMPHCDKELTATLESPAQPLGRVTVRVRCDGASPWTVFVPAQVKLFREVVTTTRPLKRAGIISPEDVMLRERDIGQINQGYLTSVDQAIGQKLVRPMVADQLVTLVHLEQAEVVRKGDQVVISARSGTLNVKMPGEALSNGGMSEQIRVKNLNSQRVIKARVTAPGQVEVAM; from the coding sequence ATGAACGCCAAAACGACATTTTCCCGACGCCTGACATCAAACTACCGCAGATTGCTGTACGGGCTGTCGGCTTTGTTTTTTGTAAACCCTGGCCATCCTGCCGTTGCTGACTCGGTAACCCTGCCTGATCTACTTATCGGCGTCACTCAGGGGTTTCTTGAATTCACCGTAGAAGACTATCTGGCAACCAGTCAAACGCCTGGACGCTACGAGATCCAGGTCAATCAGCTCGACCCGCGGCTGCGCATGCCGCACTGCGACAAGGAATTGACAGCGACCCTGGAAAGCCCGGCGCAACCGCTGGGACGTGTGACCGTTCGTGTCCGCTGCGACGGCGCCTCGCCCTGGACCGTGTTCGTGCCCGCCCAGGTCAAGCTGTTCCGCGAGGTGGTGACCACCACCCGGCCACTCAAACGCGCCGGCATCATCAGCCCCGAAGACGTGATGCTGCGCGAGCGCGATATCGGCCAGATCAACCAGGGCTATCTGACTTCGGTGGACCAGGCCATCGGGCAGAAGCTTGTCCGACCAATGGTCGCCGACCAACTCGTCACCCTGGTTCACCTGGAACAGGCGGAAGTGGTGCGCAAGGGCGATCAGGTGGTGATCTCTGCCCGCAGCGGCACGCTGAACGTGAAAATGCCCGGCGAAGCCTTGTCCAATGGCGGCATGAGCGAGCAGATACGGGTCAAGAACCTCAATTCACAACGGGTCATCAAAGCGCGGGTCACCGCGCCGGGACAGGTGGAAGTCGCGATGTAG
- the flgE gene encoding flagellar hook protein FlgE, which translates to MSFNIGLSGLYAANKQLDVTGNNIANVATAGFKSSRAEFADVYSATKLGSGSKTIGNGVRLANVSQQFGQGDVNNTGNVLDMGIQGSGFFVLSDNGSLTYTRAGTFKTDKDGYITNTDGTARLQGYAVDANGKIVNGVLTDLRIDTSNLSPKSTSSVSSTINLNSTEKVIDQSVTGFAFDPTKVETYTKQFSTPIYDSQGNEHKLDQYMVKTGANTWKTYTLVDGRNLDGSAPTTTGATAPVASTMSFDSAGKLVSVITPPATTPNPGNNLTLAGWVPGTVTNGTWKANGASANASGVTISMTSTTQFNADTARSLPVQDGYATGQITNLTIDGTGTLFANFSNSQNKAIGQISLASFTNEQGLQPVGGTSWRETYASGVPGYDAPETGTLGSIVSNSLEESNVNLTNELVDLIKAQSNYQANAKTISTQSTIMQTIIQMT; encoded by the coding sequence ATGTCTTTTAATATTGGCCTTAGCGGTCTCTATGCTGCCAACAAGCAACTGGACGTGACCGGCAACAACATTGCCAACGTGGCGACCGCCGGCTTCAAATCGTCCCGTGCCGAATTCGCCGACGTCTACTCGGCCACCAAATTGGGCTCCGGCAGCAAGACCATAGGTAATGGCGTGCGCCTGGCCAACGTTTCCCAGCAGTTCGGCCAGGGCGACGTGAACAACACCGGCAACGTACTGGACATGGGTATCCAGGGTTCGGGTTTCTTCGTGCTGAGCGACAACGGCTCGCTGACCTACACCCGCGCCGGTACCTTCAAGACCGACAAGGACGGCTACATCACCAACACCGATGGCACTGCCCGTCTGCAAGGTTATGCGGTCGATGCCAATGGCAAGATCGTCAACGGCGTGCTGACCGACCTGCGTATCGACACCTCGAACCTGTCGCCGAAGTCCACCAGTTCGGTGTCCTCGACCATCAACCTGAACTCCACCGAAAAGGTCATTGACCAGAGCGTGACAGGTTTTGCTTTCGATCCGACCAAGGTGGAAACCTACACCAAGCAGTTCAGCACACCGATCTATGACAGCCAGGGCAACGAGCACAAGCTGGACCAGTACATGGTGAAAACCGGTGCCAACACCTGGAAGACCTACACCCTGGTCGATGGTCGTAACCTCGATGGCTCCGCTCCGACCACCACCGGCGCTACGGCTCCAGTCGCATCGACCATGAGTTTTGACTCCGCCGGCAAACTGGTTTCGGTCATCACTCCGCCTGCCACTACGCCTAATCCGGGCAATAACCTGACCCTGGCGGGCTGGGTACCTGGCACTGTGACCAACGGTACGTGGAAGGCCAACGGTGCCAGCGCCAATGCCAGCGGCGTGACCATCTCCATGACCAGTACCACTCAGTTCAACGCCGATACCGCGCGTTCGCTGCCGGTGCAGGACGGTTACGCCACTGGCCAGATCACCAACCTGACCATCGACGGCACCGGTACTCTGTTCGCCAACTTCAGCAACAGCCAGAACAAGGCCATCGGCCAGATTTCCCTGGCCAGCTTCACCAACGAACAAGGCTTGCAGCCGGTAGGCGGCACCAGTTGGAGAGAAACCTACGCTTCGGGCGTACCGGGCTACGATGCTCCTGAAACCGGCACCCTGGGTTCGATCGTGTCCAACTCCCTGGAAGAGTCGAACGTCAACCTGACCAACGAGCTGGTGGACCTGATCAAGGCCCAGAGCAACTACCAGGCGAACGCCAAGACCATCTCCACCCAGAGCACCATCATGCAGACCATTATTCAGATGACCTGA
- a CDS encoding glutamine synthetase family protein produces MTAEGFLEGRRLQMARGVLLQCIMGGYPPARFYGSDDGDLALNADPQQIHRLPWSSQPRALAICDADELSGESSRLSTRGQLKEVIARYAARGLAPVVATELEFFIFAPNTDPTQPFQPPIGLDGRREDGHSAFSISSNNGLRPFFSEVYACMAALGLPRDTFMHEMGVSQFEINLLHGDPLLLADQTFLFKHLLKEVALKHGLTVVCMAKPLAHTPGSSMHIHQSLVESASGRNVFSDEAGEPTAMFRHFIGGLQAGMADFTALFAPNVNSYQRLCHPYASPNNACWSHDNRAAGLRIPASSPVARRVENRLPGADANPYLAIAASLAAGLHGIENELEPTPAIQGEFAVPDSLSLPCTLHAALERLKRSQLAKELFGNEFVEGYLASKTMELTSFFDEITPWERRVLAAQA; encoded by the coding sequence ATGACCGCCGAGGGGTTCCTCGAAGGTCGGCGTCTGCAGATGGCCCGCGGGGTGCTGCTGCAATGCATCATGGGCGGTTATCCCCCCGCGCGTTTCTACGGTAGTGACGACGGCGACCTGGCGCTCAATGCCGACCCGCAACAGATTCATCGCCTGCCCTGGAGTTCGCAGCCACGGGCGCTGGCGATTTGCGACGCGGACGAGCTGAGTGGTGAAAGCTCGCGCCTTTCCACCCGCGGCCAGCTCAAAGAGGTCATCGCGCGGTACGCCGCCCGCGGCCTGGCGCCGGTGGTGGCGACCGAGCTGGAATTCTTCATATTTGCTCCCAATACCGATCCGACCCAGCCTTTCCAGCCACCTATTGGCCTGGACGGTCGTCGCGAAGACGGGCATTCGGCGTTCAGCATCAGCTCCAACAACGGTTTGCGGCCGTTCTTCAGTGAGGTCTATGCCTGCATGGCGGCACTGGGCCTGCCGCGCGATACCTTCATGCATGAAATGGGCGTCAGCCAGTTCGAGATCAATCTGCTGCACGGCGATCCGCTGTTGTTGGCCGACCAGACTTTCCTGTTCAAGCACCTGCTCAAGGAAGTGGCGCTCAAGCATGGCCTGACCGTGGTATGCATGGCCAAGCCGCTGGCGCACACGCCAGGCAGTTCGATGCATATTCACCAGAGCCTGGTCGAGTCGGCCAGCGGACGTAACGTGTTCAGCGACGAGGCCGGAGAACCGACCGCGATGTTCCGCCACTTCATTGGCGGGCTGCAGGCGGGCATGGCGGATTTCACTGCGCTGTTCGCGCCGAACGTCAACTCCTACCAGCGCCTGTGCCATCCTTACGCCTCGCCGAACAACGCCTGCTGGTCCCATGATAATCGGGCGGCGGGTCTGCGCATTCCGGCCAGCTCGCCGGTGGCGCGGCGGGTCGAGAACCGCTTGCCAGGCGCCGACGCCAACCCGTATCTGGCGATCGCCGCGAGCCTGGCGGCCGGTTTGCACGGCATCGAAAACGAGTTGGAACCGACGCCGGCGATTCAGGGTGAATTTGCCGTGCCGGACAGTTTATCTTTGCCTTGTACCTTGCATGCCGCTCTCGAGCGTCTGAAACGTAGCCAGTTGGCCAAGGAATTGTTTGGCAATGAGTTCGTCGAAGGTTACCTCGCTTCGAAGACCATGGAGTTGACCAGTTTCTTTGATGAAATAACTCCCTGGGAGCGGCGTGTTTTAGCGGCCCAGGCTTAA
- the flgC gene encoding flagellar basal body rod protein FlgC: MSLASVFNIAGSGMSAQTTRLNTVASNIANAETVSSSIDQTYRARHPVFATMFQGAQSGGSESLFQNQDAAGQGVQVLGVVEDQSNLEARYEPNHPAADAKGYVYYPNVNVVEEMADMISASRSFQTNAEMMNTAKTMMQKVLTLGQ, translated from the coding sequence ATGTCCCTCGCCAGTGTTTTCAATATTGCCGGTAGCGGCATGAGTGCCCAGACCACTCGCTTGAACACCGTCGCCAGTAACATCGCCAACGCCGAGACGGTCTCTTCGAGCATCGATCAGACCTACCGTGCGCGCCATCCGGTGTTCGCCACCATGTTCCAGGGTGCGCAAAGCGGTGGCAGCGAGTCGCTGTTCCAGAACCAGGACGCGGCCGGTCAGGGCGTTCAGGTGCTGGGCGTGGTCGAGGACCAGAGCAACCTCGAGGCGCGTTACGAGCCTAACCACCCGGCCGCCGACGCCAAGGGGTATGTCTACTACCCCAACGTCAACGTGGTGGAAGAAATGGCCGACATGATTTCCGCCAGCCGCTCGTTCCAGACCAACGCAGAAATGATGAACACCGCCAAAACCATGATGCAGAAGGTCCTGACCCTCGGTCAGTGA